In Aliamphritea ceti, a single window of DNA contains:
- a CDS encoding KAP family NTPase yields MPNKSKISHFLEDDSFPPMLLIDGDWGSGKTFFIENELIGFLNERYKTKSLFFSLYGLNSISDFRDRIISLSFNESEDTTKLGKVAKEITDGLAQISGERGLGALLSGASGAYKYKLYSDFKDKVIVLDDLERISDKKVIRDVLGECLNLAERKNTKVIIVANEKKLDCSEDVEKVFVDKIKFSLSESDIFEISKSLLPTHYHQYIEEDIKLIINDLKISNIRVLKRAIRKFIYLCEQIPESDQVDFTVAYKKILNFVIRISYARFEREFTIETIKDSITSRFIRNYEKNNDEKEEYTILDNIFNGAYYNPGEEIIDYCCEGVFKFNDISYELSLPRKMTVEESASAIWRLYSLEDDDLPSVLKSLEEIIDNENNVKFYEWFKACDTYNHMLKRRMVESGKFTVNEILEKCASKEKTDFSLEDFSGKYSAENDFYCDDVKRYYALKFKEMSDYLYDLDKEDLIGRFFMSWHDVEEKINRSYSHKSFFNNISMSKFVGSLNNWHQEEVHRFCEYMKSRYRFSNIDDIFGAESEFLKDSCYEIDLIINELKFGIKVSALLDLHDVLYEAYTRISKVR; encoded by the coding sequence TTGCCTAATAAAAGTAAAATTTCTCATTTTTTAGAAGATGATTCATTCCCTCCAATGTTGTTGATTGATGGTGATTGGGGGAGTGGTAAAACATTTTTTATAGAAAATGAATTGATTGGTTTTTTAAATGAAAGGTATAAAACAAAATCTTTGTTTTTTTCATTGTATGGTTTGAATAGTATAAGTGATTTTAGAGATAGAATAATATCACTAAGTTTTAATGAATCAGAAGATACTACTAAATTAGGGAAAGTGGCTAAAGAAATTACAGATGGGCTTGCACAAATTTCAGGTGAGAGAGGGTTAGGTGCTTTATTAAGTGGCGCGTCTGGTGCATATAAGTATAAGTTATACTCTGATTTCAAAGATAAAGTAATAGTATTAGATGATTTAGAAAGAATTAGCGATAAAAAAGTTATAAGAGATGTGCTAGGTGAATGCTTAAACTTAGCAGAGAGGAAAAACACTAAAGTTATAATTGTAGCCAATGAAAAAAAATTAGACTGTAGTGAGGATGTTGAAAAAGTATTTGTAGATAAAATAAAATTTAGTTTATCTGAAAGTGATATTTTTGAAATTTCAAAGTCATTGTTGCCAACTCACTATCATCAGTATATCGAAGAAGATATAAAGTTGATAATAAATGATTTAAAAATTAGTAACATCAGAGTTTTAAAGAGAGCTATAAGAAAATTTATTTATTTGTGTGAGCAAATCCCTGAATCTGATCAGGTGGATTTTACAGTTGCGTATAAGAAAATACTTAATTTTGTGATAAGGATTAGCTATGCTCGGTTTGAACGCGAATTTACAATTGAAACAATAAAAGACTCAATTACTAGCAGGTTTATTCGTAATTATGAGAAAAATAATGATGAGAAAGAAGAATATACAATACTAGATAATATTTTTAATGGTGCATATTATAATCCGGGAGAAGAAATAATTGATTATTGTTGTGAAGGAGTTTTTAAATTTAATGATATCTCTTATGAATTATCTTTGCCTAGAAAAATGACGGTTGAAGAAAGTGCTTCTGCTATATGGAGGCTTTATTCGCTAGAAGACGATGATTTACCTTCAGTTCTAAAGTCTTTAGAAGAAATAATAGATAATGAAAATAATGTTAAATTTTATGAGTGGTTTAAGGCGTGTGATACTTATAATCATATGTTAAAAAGAAGAATGGTGGAAAGTGGAAAGTTTACTGTAAATGAAATACTTGAAAAATGTGCTTCAAAAGAAAAAACTGATTTTAGCTTAGAGGATTTTTCTGGGAAATATAGTGCAGAAAATGATTTTTATTGTGATGATGTTAAAAGATATTATGCTTTGAAGTTTAAGGAGATGTCTGATTATTTATATGATTTAGACAAAGAAGATTTGATTGGTAGGTTTTTTATGTCATGGCATGATGTTGAGGAAAAAATTAATAGATCCTATTCGCATAAATCATTTTTTAATAATATATCCATGTCTAAGTTTGTAGGCTCACTAAATAATTGGCATCAAGAGGAAGTTCATAGATTCTGTGAGTATATGAAGTCTAGATATCGTTTTAGTAATATAGATGATATTTTTGGTGCTGAGAGTGAATTTCTTAAAGATTCTTGTTATGAAATTGATTTGATAATTAATGAGCTTAAGTTTGGAATAAAGGTGTCAGCTCTTTTAGATCTTCATGATGTTTTATATGAAGCATATACTCGTATAAGTAAAGTTAGATAA
- a CDS encoding AAA family ATPase codes for MKIKSINVIGVGGVENLHVNFNDNMNFICGPNGIGKTTLLECVAHTFSMFSTNILKRNVSSDTGVFKTVVDIDGKLKNTSNEVKDFDPDKTVRIDGLYRNSIKLLSFKVSRSFEYKSLNSVGKDINKDENTSYEEAKNGININEVKNWFVNRYLYSVHKEALTKEQMNNLMLSEKSFSILDDNYTFSRVLAASNEIMINTPNGEIYYEYLSSGFKSCLSIIFGIIKEIEFRFKNPCINACDFDGVILIDELELHLHPEWQAKIAKKLVEIFPKAQFITTTHSPHILQNANSNEIIALATEGGKVYRRDLEGRKYGYQGWTVEEILTDVMGMTDTRTDIYYKEINSFENAILNENYKEAETAYKELDSLLHPNNHMRKLLKLELVTIKEECLD; via the coding sequence ATGAAAATAAAATCTATTAATGTTATAGGGGTTGGTGGGGTAGAAAATCTTCATGTTAACTTTAATGATAATATGAATTTTATCTGTGGACCTAATGGTATTGGTAAAACAACATTATTGGAATGTGTTGCGCATACTTTTTCAATGTTTAGTACTAATATATTAAAGAGAAATGTTTCTTCAGATACAGGTGTTTTTAAAACTGTAGTAGATATTGACGGTAAATTAAAAAACACGAGTAATGAAGTAAAAGATTTTGATCCAGATAAAACTGTAAGAATTGACGGTTTGTATAGAAATTCAATAAAGCTTTTGTCTTTTAAGGTTTCTAGATCATTTGAATATAAATCCTTGAATTCAGTTGGTAAAGATATAAATAAAGATGAAAACACGTCATATGAAGAGGCTAAGAATGGAATTAATATTAATGAAGTTAAAAATTGGTTTGTAAATAGATATTTATACTCCGTACATAAAGAAGCGCTAACTAAAGAGCAAATGAATAATTTAATGCTTTCTGAAAAAAGCTTTTCTATATTAGATGATAACTATACTTTTAGCAGAGTACTTGCAGCATCTAATGAAATAATGATTAATACTCCTAATGGTGAAATTTATTATGAATATTTATCGTCAGGGTTTAAATCATGCCTATCAATTATATTTGGGATCATTAAGGAAATAGAGTTTAGATTTAAAAATCCTTGTATAAATGCTTGTGACTTTGATGGAGTGATATTGATTGATGAGCTAGAACTTCATTTACATCCTGAATGGCAAGCAAAGATAGCAAAGAAGTTAGTGGAGATTTTTCCCAAAGCACAATTTATTACCACAACGCATAGTCCGCATATTCTACAAAATGCAAACTCAAATGAAATAATTGCCTTGGCTACTGAAGGTGGAAAAGTTTATCGTAGAGATTTAGAAGGTAGGAAGTATGGTTATCAAGGCTGGACAGTAGAGGAAATTTTAACAGATGTCATGGGCATGACTGACACAAGAACTGATATTTATTACAAAGAAATTAACAGTTTTGAAAATGCTATTTTGAACGAAAATTATAAAGAAGCAGAGACTGCTTATAAAGAATTAGATAGTTTGCTTCATCCAAATAATCATATGAGAAAACTTCTTAAATTGGAGTTGGTTACAATTAAGGAGGAGTGTCTTGATTAA
- a CDS encoding C58 family peptidase → MPNIMSQWAVHYHGRSIQEFDQSNYIARFKPELRAGCCMTLCCCWILSKGNVSTFKQFINSKIGENQVKGFQGLAMAASGPASALGGYYTGYIKEIWRIFSIRDDNVQKTGVSRNSGVVREFVMQGKGFYQLHFQSSTTSSGHAIAFLNTGDSIQLFDPNYGLIIFEGKQRGGNFDHMLGALLKTFYPDLDGQWDCVRGQFP, encoded by the coding sequence ATGCCAAATATAATGTCGCAATGGGCTGTGCACTATCATGGCCGCTCTATCCAGGAGTTTGATCAAAGCAATTATATTGCACGCTTTAAGCCTGAATTACGCGCCGGTTGTTGTATGACTTTATGCTGCTGTTGGATCTTATCCAAAGGTAACGTTTCTACTTTCAAGCAGTTTATTAATTCAAAGATTGGTGAAAACCAGGTTAAGGGCTTTCAGGGTCTGGCAATGGCAGCTTCCGGACCTGCGAGTGCGCTTGGAGGGTATTACACCGGTTATATCAAAGAGATTTGGAGAATCTTTTCAATTCGCGATGATAACGTGCAAAAAACAGGTGTGTCGCGTAATTCTGGTGTAGTCAGAGAGTTTGTGATGCAAGGTAAAGGCTTTTATCAGCTTCACTTTCAGTCATCTACAACTAGCTCAGGCCATGCTATTGCTTTCCTTAACACTGGCGACTCGATTCAGTTGTTTGACCCTAACTACGGATTAATTATCTTTGAGGGTAAGCAGAGAGGCGGGAATTTTGATCACATGTTGGGTGCGCTATTAAAGACATTTTATCCTGACTTAGATGGCCAGTGGGATTGTGTCAGAGGGCAGTTTCCTTGA
- a CDS encoding c-type cytochrome produces MKYALAGLSALGVAGLIFLASSVTSEIAFAADLNNGKAKFQTNCMVCHGNKGLGDGPAAAGMAKKPANISKKLNSMFQTDSKLTQDVMGGKTGMPAFKGILSQNDVSDIFAYIRSINP; encoded by the coding sequence ATGAAATATGCCCTTGCAGGCCTCAGCGCATTAGGTGTCGCAGGTCTTATCTTCCTTGCCAGCAGTGTTACTTCTGAAATTGCATTCGCTGCAGATCTGAATAACGGTAAAGCCAAGTTTCAGACTAACTGTATGGTTTGCCACGGCAACAAAGGTTTGGGAGACGGCCCTGCTGCTGCCGGTATGGCGAAAAAGCCCGCTAACATCAGCAAAAAACTGAATTCCATGTTTCAGACAGATTCTAAACTGACGCAGGATGTTATGGGTGGTAAGACAGGTATGCCAGCGTTTAAGGGCATTCTGAGCCAGAATGACGTTAGCGATATATTCGCGTATATCCGCAGTATTAACCCTTAA